From Carassius auratus strain Wakin chromosome 22, ASM336829v1, whole genome shotgun sequence, a single genomic window includes:
- the LOC113039881 gene encoding programmed cell death 1 ligand 1-like isoform X1, which produces MPLLSTTEAADRPNEASGGNFTPTIYFICVFTLLINKVSLQVTGDVGGSVVLPCSSTEPDLKPQDINVHWRDKDRKIVYDIVMGNYAQELQDQEYKNRVETFPQEFLKGNVSIKLNNLQHTDAGTYSCIITPSSEHLTVQLIINESSAGNKITDLQNEGEASEADKKSLLWVYIVVGVLIGLVGLIIGLIIKFRKKQFKFSCVKTQ; this is translated from the exons ATGCCACTTCTTAGCACAACAGAAGCAGCAGACAGGCCGAATGAAGCTTCAGGAGGAAACTTTACTCCAAC TATCTACTTCATCTGTGTGTTTACACTGCTGATAAACAAAG TCTCTCTGCAGGTCACAGGTGATGTTGGCGGCTCTGTTGTCCTGCCGTGTTCTTCAACTGAACCTGATCTTAAACCTCAAGACATTAATGTGCActggagagacaaagacaggaagATTGTGTATGATATAGTCATGGGTAATTATGCACAAGAGTTACAGGACCAAGAGTACAAGAACAGAGTTGAAACTTTCCCTCAGGAGTTTCTGAAAGGAAACGTCTCCATCAAACTCAACAATCTTCAACACACTGATGCAGGGACATACAGCTGCATCATCACTCCCTCATCTGAACATCTGACTGTACAGCTCATCATCAATG AATCAAGTGCAGGAAACAAAATCACTGATCTACAAAATGAAGGAGAAGCTTCTGAAGCAGACAAGAAATCATTGCTCTGGGTTTATATTGTAGTAGGGGTATTAATAGGGCTTGTAGGGCTTATAATCGGTCTAATAATCAAATTTcgcaaaaaacaatttaaattctcTTGTGTCAAAACTCAATAA
- the LOC113039881 gene encoding programmed cell death 1 ligand 1-like isoform X2 produces the protein MKLQEETLLQRCIYFICVFTLLINKVSLQVTGDVGGSVVLPCSSTEPDLKPQDINVHWRDKDRKIVYDIVMGNYAQELQDQEYKNRVETFPQEFLKGNVSIKLNNLQHTDAGTYSCIITPSSEHLTVQLIINESSAGNKITDLQNEGEASEADKKSLLWVYIVVGVLIGLVGLIIGLIIKFRKKQFKFSCVKTQ, from the exons ATGAAGCTTCAGGAGGAAACTTTACTCCAACGTTG TATCTACTTCATCTGTGTGTTTACACTGCTGATAAACAAAG TCTCTCTGCAGGTCACAGGTGATGTTGGCGGCTCTGTTGTCCTGCCGTGTTCTTCAACTGAACCTGATCTTAAACCTCAAGACATTAATGTGCActggagagacaaagacaggaagATTGTGTATGATATAGTCATGGGTAATTATGCACAAGAGTTACAGGACCAAGAGTACAAGAACAGAGTTGAAACTTTCCCTCAGGAGTTTCTGAAAGGAAACGTCTCCATCAAACTCAACAATCTTCAACACACTGATGCAGGGACATACAGCTGCATCATCACTCCCTCATCTGAACATCTGACTGTACAGCTCATCATCAATG AATCAAGTGCAGGAAACAAAATCACTGATCTACAAAATGAAGGAGAAGCTTCTGAAGCAGACAAGAAATCATTGCTCTGGGTTTATATTGTAGTAGGGGTATTAATAGGGCTTGTAGGGCTTATAATCGGTCTAATAATCAAATTTcgcaaaaaacaatttaaattctcTTGTGTCAAAACTCAATAA
- the LOC113039883 gene encoding max-interacting protein 1 isoform X1: MVRTQRQRRELKAEDLFLESETSLDQPDFEMSTCPFNDVFNSRDSSMLNTFLTNVQVLLEAARFIESTERKDGKSEHGYASTFPSIEHSSYQRQRKLRNKKFSNNHNRSTHNELEKNRRAHLRLCLERLKTLIPLGPDCSRHTTLGLLNKAKTHIKKLEEAERKSQHQLESLERKQRHLQRRLDLLRGGGGVLEGERIRTDSVGSALSSERSDRSDSDQDTEEMEVDVESTEFSNGELDSVSTASTSDLDDHSSLQSTASDEGYSSCSIKLAFSS, translated from the exons ATGGTGAGGACTCAGAGGCAACGAAGAGAGCTGAAGGCCGAGGACTTGTTTCTGGAGTCCGAGACGTCTTTGGATCAGCCAGACTTTGAGATGTCCACCTGTCCTTTCAATGACGTCTTCAACTCCAGAGACTCTTCCATGTTAAACACTTTCCTGACAAATGTGCAGGTTTTATTGGAGGCTGCGCGTTTTATTGAGAGCACCGAGAGGAAGGATGGAA AGAGTGAACACGGATATGCCTCGACCTTTCCGTCTATTGAGCACTCCAGCTACCAGAGACAAAGGAAACTCCGAAACAAAAAGTTCAGCAACAACCACAACAG GTCCACGCACAATGAGCTGGAGAAAAATCG GCGAGCCCACCTTCGTTTGTGTCTGGAGCGATTGAAGACTCTCATCCCGCTGGGACCAGACTGCAGCCGCCACACCACACTGGGACTGCTCAACAAGGCCAAAACACACATAAAG AAACTGGAGGAAGCGGAGCGTAAGTCTCAGCATCAGTTGGAGAGTTTGGAGAGAAAGCAGCGTCACCTCCAGAGGCGACTGGACCTGCTGCGGGGCGGCGGGGGCGTGCTGGAGGGCGAGAGGATACGCACTGACAGTGTAGGCTCCGCCCTCAGCTCCGAGAGATCCGACCGCTCCGACTCAGACCAAG ACACAGAAGAGATGGAGGTGGACGTGGAGAGCACAGAGTTCTCTAATGGAGAGCTGGACAGCGTCAGCACAGCCAGCACCAGCGATCTGGACGACCACAGCAGTCTACAGAGCACTGCCAGCGATGAGGGCTACTCCTCCTGCAGCATCAAACTGGCCTTCAGCTCATAA
- the LOC113039883 gene encoding max-interacting protein 1 isoform X2 — MTAVLNIQRLLEAAEYIERRERESEHGYASTFPSIEHSSYQRQRKLRNKKFSNNHNRSTHNELEKNRRAHLRLCLERLKTLIPLGPDCSRHTTLGLLNKAKTHIKKLEEAERKSQHQLESLERKQRHLQRRLDLLRGGGGVLEGERIRTDSVGSALSSERSDRSDSDQDTEEMEVDVESTEFSNGELDSVSTASTSDLDDHSSLQSTASDEGYSSCSIKLAFSS, encoded by the exons ATGACTGCTGTGCTGAATATCCAGAGGTTACTGGAAGCAGCCGAATATATAGAAAGGAGAGAAAGAG AGAGTGAACACGGATATGCCTCGACCTTTCCGTCTATTGAGCACTCCAGCTACCAGAGACAAAGGAAACTCCGAAACAAAAAGTTCAGCAACAACCACAACAG GTCCACGCACAATGAGCTGGAGAAAAATCG GCGAGCCCACCTTCGTTTGTGTCTGGAGCGATTGAAGACTCTCATCCCGCTGGGACCAGACTGCAGCCGCCACACCACACTGGGACTGCTCAACAAGGCCAAAACACACATAAAG AAACTGGAGGAAGCGGAGCGTAAGTCTCAGCATCAGTTGGAGAGTTTGGAGAGAAAGCAGCGTCACCTCCAGAGGCGACTGGACCTGCTGCGGGGCGGCGGGGGCGTGCTGGAGGGCGAGAGGATACGCACTGACAGTGTAGGCTCCGCCCTCAGCTCCGAGAGATCCGACCGCTCCGACTCAGACCAAG ACACAGAAGAGATGGAGGTGGACGTGGAGAGCACAGAGTTCTCTAATGGAGAGCTGGACAGCGTCAGCACAGCCAGCACCAGCGATCTGGACGACCACAGCAGTCTACAGAGCACTGCCAGCGATGAGGGCTACTCCTCCTGCAGCATCAAACTGGCCTTCAGCTCATAA